One genomic region from Gopherus evgoodei ecotype Sinaloan lineage unplaced genomic scaffold, rGopEvg1_v1.p scaffold_169_arrow_ctg1, whole genome shotgun sequence encodes:
- the PRMT5 gene encoding protein arginine N-methyltransferase 5 isoform X2 codes for MPVFHPRYRREFSHQPARGRPGPHTRSDLLLSGRDWNTLIVGKLSPWIRPDSKVEAVRRNSEAAMLQELNFGAYLGLPAFLLPLTQGENPNLARLLSTHIHTGHHSTMFWMRVPLLAPEDLRDDLIENEPVPVPEDGSGDEKTWIWWHNFRTLCDYNKRIAVALEVGPDLPSNHVIDRWLGEPIKAAILPTSIFLTNKKGFPVLSKMHQRLVFRLLKLEVQFIVWGAHHHPEKEFCSYLQYLEYLSQNRPPPSAYELFAKGYEDYLQSPLQPLMDNLESQTYEVFEKDPIKYSQYQQAIYRCLLDRVPEEEKDTNVQVVMVLGAGRGPLVNATLRASRQASQRVKIYAVEKNPNAVVTLESWQYEEWGSQVTVVSSDMREWSAPEQADLLVSELLGSFADNELSPECLDGAQHCLRAGGVSIPSTYTSFLAPISSSKLYNEVRACREKDRHPEAQFEMPYVVRLHNFHQLAPPQPCFTFHHPHPDPSRDKSQYRQLEFAVEVNTVLHGFAGYFETTLYGDIMLSIRPETHSPGMFSWFPIFFPIKQPLAVRAGERVRVAFWRCAGPRKVWYEWAVTAPGCSALHNPSGRSSTIGL; via the exons ATGCCGGTCTTCCACCCGCGCTACCGCCGGGAATTCAGCCACCAGCCGGCCCGCGGCCGCCCCGGCCCCCACACCCGCTCTGACCTGCTGCTCTCGGGGAGAG ACTGGAACACGCTGATCGTGGGGAAGCTGTCCCCCTGGATCCGCCCTGACTCCAAGGTGGAGGCGGTCCGCAGGAACTCGGAGGCG GCAATGCTGCAGGAGCTGAACTTTGGGGCATACCTGGGGCTCCCTGCATTCCTGCTGCCCCTGACGCAGGGCGAGAACCCCAACCTGGCCcggttgctgagcacccacatcCACACCGGGCACCACAGCACCATG TTCTGGATGCGGGTCCCTCTGCTGGCCCCCGAGGATTTGCGGGACGACCTGATCGAGAATGAGCCGGTGCCAGTACCTGAGGACGGCTCGGGGGATGAGAAGACGTGGATAtg GTGGCACAATTTCCGGACCCTCTGTGACTACAACAAGCGCATTGCAGTGG CTCTGGAGGTGGGGCCAGACCTGCCCTCCAATCATGTCATCGACCGCTGGCTGGGGGAGCCAATCAAAGCGGCCATCCTGCCCACGAGCATTTTCCTGACCAATAAGAAGGGGTTTCCCGTCCTCTCCAAGATGCACCAGCGCCTGGTCTTCCGCTTGCTCAAG CTGGAGGTGCAGTTCATCGTGTGGGGCGCTCACCACCATCCCGAGAAGGAGTTCTGCTCCTACCTGCAGTACCTGGAGTACCTGAGTCAGAACCGGCCCCCCCCTTCCGCCTATGAGCTCTTCGCCAAGGGCTACGAGGACTATCTGCAGTCCCCCCTGCAG cccctgatGGACAACCTGGAGTCCCAGACCTACGAGGTCTTTGAGAAGGACCCTATCAAATACTCCCAGTACCAGCAG GCGATCTACAGGTGCCTGCTGGACCGGGTGCCTGAAGAGGAGAAGGACACGAATGTGCA GGTGGTGATGGTGCTGGGGGCTGGCCGGGGCCCCTTGGTCAATGCCACGCTGCGGGCGTCCCGCCAGGCCAGCCAGCGGGTCAAGATCTATGCCGTGGAGAAGAACCCCAATGCTGTGGTGAC ACTGGAGAGCTGGCAGTACGAGGAGTGGGGATCGCAGGTAACCGTGGTCTCGTCCGACATGCGGGAGTGGTCGGCACCTGAGCAGGCCGATCTCCTGGTGTCAGAGCTGCTGGGCTCCTTTGCTGACAACGAGCTGTCCCCCGAGTGCCTGGACGGGGCACAGCACTGCCTGCGGG CGGGCGGCGTGAGCATCCCCAGCACCTACACGTCCTTCCTGGCgcccatctcctcctccaagcTGTACAACGAGGTGCGGGCCTGTCGCGAGAAGGACCGGCACCCCGAG GCGCAGTTCGAGATGCCCTACGTCGTGCGGCTCCACAACTTCCACCAGCTGgcgccaccccagccctgcttcaccttcCACCACCCACACCCAG ACCCGTCGCGGGACAAGAGCCAGTACCGGCAGCTGGAGTTCGCGGTGGAGGTGAACACGGTGCTGCACGGCTTTGCCGGCTACTTCGAGACCACGCTCTACGGCGACATCATGCTCA gtatCCGGCCCGAGACGCACTCCCCCGGCATGTTCTCCTGGTTCCCCATCTTCTTCCCCATCAAG CAGCCGCTGGCGGTGCGCGCGGGCGAGCGCGTGCGCGTGGCCTTCTGGCGCTGCGCGGGCCCGCGCAAGGTGTGGTACGAGTGGGCGGTGACGGCGCCCGGCTGCTCTGCCCTGCACAACCCGAGCGGCCGCTCCTCCACCATCGGCCTGTGA
- the PRMT5 gene encoding protein arginine N-methyltransferase 5 isoform X1 has translation MPVFHPRYRREFSHQPARGRPGPHTRSDLLLSGRDWNTLIVGKLSPWIRPDSKVEAVRRNSEAAMLQELNFGAYLGLPAFLLPLTQGENPNLARLLSTHIHTGHHSTMFWMRVPLLAPEDLRDDLIENEPVPVPEDGSGDEKTWIWWHNFRTLCDYNKRIAVALEVGPDLPSNHVIDRWLGEPIKAAILPTSIFLTNKKGFPVLSKMHQRLVFRLLKLEVQFIVWGAHHHPEKEFCSYLQYLEYLSQNRPPPSAYELFAKGYEDYLQSPLQPLMDNLESQTYEVFEKDPIKYSQYQQAIYRCLLDRVPEEEKDTNVQVVMVLGAGRGPLVNATLRASRQASQRVKIYAVEKNPNAVVTLESWQYEEWGSQVTVVSSDMREWSAPEQADLLVSELLGSFADNELSPECLDGAQHCLRAGGVSIPSTYTSFLAPISSSKLYNEVRACREKDRHPEAQFEMPYVVRLHNFHQLAPPQPCFTFHHPHPGIRPETHSPGMFSWFPIFFPIKQPLAVRAGERVRVAFWRCAGPRKVWYEWAVTAPGCSALHNPSGRSSTIGL, from the exons ATGCCGGTCTTCCACCCGCGCTACCGCCGGGAATTCAGCCACCAGCCGGCCCGCGGCCGCCCCGGCCCCCACACCCGCTCTGACCTGCTGCTCTCGGGGAGAG ACTGGAACACGCTGATCGTGGGGAAGCTGTCCCCCTGGATCCGCCCTGACTCCAAGGTGGAGGCGGTCCGCAGGAACTCGGAGGCG GCAATGCTGCAGGAGCTGAACTTTGGGGCATACCTGGGGCTCCCTGCATTCCTGCTGCCCCTGACGCAGGGCGAGAACCCCAACCTGGCCcggttgctgagcacccacatcCACACCGGGCACCACAGCACCATG TTCTGGATGCGGGTCCCTCTGCTGGCCCCCGAGGATTTGCGGGACGACCTGATCGAGAATGAGCCGGTGCCAGTACCTGAGGACGGCTCGGGGGATGAGAAGACGTGGATAtg GTGGCACAATTTCCGGACCCTCTGTGACTACAACAAGCGCATTGCAGTGG CTCTGGAGGTGGGGCCAGACCTGCCCTCCAATCATGTCATCGACCGCTGGCTGGGGGAGCCAATCAAAGCGGCCATCCTGCCCACGAGCATTTTCCTGACCAATAAGAAGGGGTTTCCCGTCCTCTCCAAGATGCACCAGCGCCTGGTCTTCCGCTTGCTCAAG CTGGAGGTGCAGTTCATCGTGTGGGGCGCTCACCACCATCCCGAGAAGGAGTTCTGCTCCTACCTGCAGTACCTGGAGTACCTGAGTCAGAACCGGCCCCCCCCTTCCGCCTATGAGCTCTTCGCCAAGGGCTACGAGGACTATCTGCAGTCCCCCCTGCAG cccctgatGGACAACCTGGAGTCCCAGACCTACGAGGTCTTTGAGAAGGACCCTATCAAATACTCCCAGTACCAGCAG GCGATCTACAGGTGCCTGCTGGACCGGGTGCCTGAAGAGGAGAAGGACACGAATGTGCA GGTGGTGATGGTGCTGGGGGCTGGCCGGGGCCCCTTGGTCAATGCCACGCTGCGGGCGTCCCGCCAGGCCAGCCAGCGGGTCAAGATCTATGCCGTGGAGAAGAACCCCAATGCTGTGGTGAC ACTGGAGAGCTGGCAGTACGAGGAGTGGGGATCGCAGGTAACCGTGGTCTCGTCCGACATGCGGGAGTGGTCGGCACCTGAGCAGGCCGATCTCCTGGTGTCAGAGCTGCTGGGCTCCTTTGCTGACAACGAGCTGTCCCCCGAGTGCCTGGACGGGGCACAGCACTGCCTGCGGG CGGGCGGCGTGAGCATCCCCAGCACCTACACGTCCTTCCTGGCgcccatctcctcctccaagcTGTACAACGAGGTGCGGGCCTGTCGCGAGAAGGACCGGCACCCCGAG GCGCAGTTCGAGATGCCCTACGTCGTGCGGCTCCACAACTTCCACCAGCTGgcgccaccccagccctgcttcaccttcCACCACCCACACCCAG gtatCCGGCCCGAGACGCACTCCCCCGGCATGTTCTCCTGGTTCCCCATCTTCTTCCCCATCAAG CAGCCGCTGGCGGTGCGCGCGGGCGAGCGCGTGCGCGTGGCCTTCTGGCGCTGCGCGGGCCCGCGCAAGGTGTGGTACGAGTGGGCGGTGACGGCGCCCGGCTGCTCTGCCCTGCACAACCCGAGCGGCCGCTCCTCCACCATCGGCCTGTGA